In one window of Paenarthrobacter nicotinovorans DNA:
- a CDS encoding GntR family transcriptional regulator codes for MKSDTTANVKNGTLRAPLKRRGMAQDVADRIRDAILAGEIPPGERINEVEMAASLSVSRGPVRDAIVLLRQEGLLQGDWHRGSRVTVFTHKDLEEIYSLRYSIELLAVQRLIAHRTGKDLDLLQVRAEDIERAAALGDRGDMLQSDIAFHDAIYACAGHERLEQVWLGLRSQIALLLLNRQQGHDDYRARIGPEHWEMFRVIRDQDGAKAEELVREHIETAFERIKADLDSKERLQGAG; via the coding sequence ATGAAATCTGACACCACAGCAAATGTCAAGAACGGAACCCTTCGCGCACCCCTGAAACGTCGCGGAATGGCCCAGGATGTCGCGGACCGGATCCGTGACGCAATTCTGGCCGGGGAAATACCTCCGGGGGAACGGATCAATGAAGTGGAGATGGCCGCGTCCCTATCCGTCAGTCGCGGACCAGTGCGGGATGCCATCGTTTTGCTGCGGCAGGAGGGCCTGCTTCAAGGCGACTGGCACCGAGGATCGCGGGTTACCGTCTTTACGCACAAAGACCTTGAAGAGATCTACTCGCTCCGGTACTCGATAGAGTTGCTCGCCGTTCAGCGGCTGATTGCACACCGCACCGGGAAGGATTTGGACCTCCTTCAAGTGCGTGCCGAGGACATTGAGCGGGCGGCCGCCCTGGGGGATAGGGGTGACATGCTCCAGTCGGACATTGCGTTTCATGATGCGATCTACGCCTGTGCCGGTCATGAGAGGTTGGAGCAGGTTTGGTTGGGTCTGCGTTCGCAGATCGCTTTGCTTCTCCTCAATCGACAGCAAGGCCATGATGATTACAGGGCCCGCATTGGCCCAGAGCATTGGGAAATGTTCCGCGTCATCCGCGACCAGGATGGTGCGAAGGCTGAAGAGCTGGTGCGTGAGCACATCGAGACTGCGTTCGAAAGAATCAAAGCCGACCTCGACAGCAAAGAACGCCTCCAAGGTGCAGGCTAG
- a CDS encoding amino acid ABC transporter ATP-binding protein has product MISIRGVNKHFGPLHVLRDVNLEVAQGQVVVVLGPSGSGKSTLCRTINRLETVESGTVAVDGKPLPKEGKALTRYRADVGMVFQSFNLFAHKTILENVMLAPLKVRRIGKAEAQTRAMALLERVGIANQAHKLPAQLSGGQQQRVAIARALAMEPKVMLFDEPTSALDPEMVTEVLDVMTSLAQGGMTMLVVTHEMGFARRAADRVVFMADGQILEDTTPDRFFDNPTTERAKEFLGKILSH; this is encoded by the coding sequence ATGATCTCCATCAGGGGGGTCAACAAGCATTTCGGACCTCTGCACGTGCTCCGTGATGTCAATCTTGAGGTTGCCCAGGGCCAGGTTGTGGTTGTCTTGGGTCCCTCTGGCTCGGGAAAGTCGACTCTCTGCCGAACTATCAACAGGCTGGAGACCGTCGAATCCGGCACGGTCGCCGTCGACGGCAAGCCTCTCCCCAAGGAAGGCAAGGCGCTGACGCGCTACAGGGCCGACGTCGGAATGGTCTTTCAGTCATTCAACCTCTTCGCCCACAAAACCATTCTCGAAAACGTCATGCTTGCACCACTCAAGGTGCGACGTATCGGAAAGGCCGAGGCTCAAACGCGGGCAATGGCCCTGCTCGAGAGGGTGGGTATAGCAAATCAGGCGCATAAACTCCCCGCCCAGCTTTCGGGTGGACAGCAGCAGCGTGTAGCCATTGCCCGGGCGTTGGCCATGGAGCCGAAGGTGATGCTCTTCGACGAACCTACCTCGGCTCTTGACCCGGAAATGGTCACCGAAGTACTGGATGTCATGACGTCTCTGGCGCAAGGAGGCATGACGATGCTCGTAGTCACGCACGAGATGGGCTTCGCTCGACGCGCCGCCGACCGGGTGGTGTTCATGGCCGATGGTCAGATCCTCGAAGACACAACGCCGGACCGGTTCTTTGACAACCCAACCACCGAGCGGGCCAAAGAGTTCCTCGGCAAGATCCTCAGCCACTGA
- a CDS encoding glutamate ABC transporter substrate-binding protein, with product MVKLKFLAIPAAALFLASSIAGCSGASDKAKTVEASAQSGHLTIGISFDRPGLGIKTPDGSFKGFDVDVAKYVAKKLGVEESSITWKEATPAQRESLIQNGQVDYVVNTYSINDARKEKVAFAGPYFLAGQSLLVRSDSTDITGPESLNGGKKLCSVTGSTPAQNIKKNYSKDAQLQEYDTPSACVEALKSGAVDAMTTDDIQLAGYAAANQGKLKLVGSTFSKENYGIGLKKDDTAGRAKINDAIQSMIDDGSWAKAFESNVGPSGYALPATPVVDRY from the coding sequence ATCGTGAAGCTCAAGTTCCTGGCCATTCCGGCCGCAGCGCTGTTCCTTGCCAGCTCGATCGCCGGTTGCTCCGGTGCATCCGACAAAGCCAAAACAGTTGAAGCCAGCGCACAATCGGGCCACCTCACCATCGGTATTTCCTTCGATCGCCCAGGGCTTGGAATCAAGACTCCCGACGGATCATTCAAGGGTTTCGATGTTGACGTTGCCAAGTATGTCGCCAAGAAGCTTGGCGTCGAGGAGTCTTCCATCACCTGGAAGGAAGCGACTCCGGCGCAGCGAGAGAGCCTGATCCAGAACGGGCAGGTGGACTATGTGGTGAACACCTACAGCATCAATGACGCCCGAAAGGAGAAGGTCGCCTTCGCGGGGCCTTACTTCCTGGCTGGCCAGTCGCTCCTGGTTCGTTCTGACTCCACAGACATCACGGGCCCGGAGTCCCTGAATGGGGGCAAAAAGTTGTGCTCGGTGACCGGTTCCACACCAGCACAGAACATCAAGAAGAACTACAGCAAGGACGCGCAGCTTCAGGAGTACGACACCCCTTCCGCATGCGTTGAAGCCCTGAAGAGCGGCGCCGTTGACGCAATGACCACGGATGATATTCAACTTGCCGGTTATGCAGCTGCCAATCAGGGAAAGCTGAAGCTTGTTGGCAGTACCTTCAGCAAGGAGAACTACGGCATTGGTCTGAAGAAGGATGACACCGCGGGCCGTGCCAAGATCAACGACGCCATTCAGTCCATGATCGACGACGGATCGTGGGCCAAAGCGTTTGAGAGCAACGTTGGACCGTCCGGTTATGCATTGCCCGCCACGCCAGTGGTAGACCGCTACTAG
- a CDS encoding amino acid ABC transporter permease has translation MNILNEYGDQILAAFLITLQLTALSALGSLVLGTVLTAMRVSPIWAMRTLATGYVNIIRNTPLTLVVLFASFGLAQQLGITLADPKSPTSITDSSFRLAVLAFSLYTSTFVSEALRAGINTVPPGQSEAARSLGLNFVQGLGHIVLPQAFRAVIAPLGSILIALTKNTTVASVIGVAEAALLMKEMIENTSALIVVGLIFGAGFMCLTLPTGAAFGYLSRKFEVKR, from the coding sequence ATGAACATCCTCAACGAATACGGGGATCAGATCCTGGCGGCCTTCCTGATCACCCTGCAGCTCACGGCGCTGTCTGCACTGGGCTCGTTGGTATTGGGCACTGTCCTGACTGCCATGCGGGTATCACCGATTTGGGCGATGCGGACGCTTGCCACCGGGTACGTGAACATTATCCGGAATACCCCTTTGACCCTTGTGGTGCTTTTCGCATCGTTCGGATTGGCACAGCAACTCGGTATCACCTTGGCAGATCCAAAGTCCCCCACATCCATCACGGACAGCTCGTTCCGGCTGGCCGTCCTGGCCTTTAGCCTGTACACGTCGACGTTCGTATCCGAAGCGCTAAGGGCAGGTATTAATACGGTCCCTCCTGGCCAGTCGGAAGCGGCCCGGTCGTTGGGCCTGAACTTCGTGCAGGGCTTGGGCCACATCGTCTTGCCGCAGGCCTTCCGGGCGGTCATTGCGCCTTTGGGCAGCATCCTCATTGCGTTGACCAAAAACACAACGGTTGCGTCAGTCATAGGCGTGGCTGAAGCCGCCCTCCTGATGAAGGAAATGATCGAGAACACCTCCGCCCTCATCGTCGTTGGGCTGATCTTCGGGGCCGGCTTTATGTGCCTGACTCTTCCGACAGGTGCGGCTTTCGGATACCTAAGCAGAAAGTTTGAGGTAAAGCGATGA
- a CDS encoding amino acid ABC transporter permease translates to MSNTQAPINNLYDVPGPKGQILNVVVSALCVVGLAAAGWFVMSALAGKGQLAPEKWQPFLTPEMWQTYLLPGIVGTLQAAVFAIILAIILGILLGIGRLSDNRLVRYACAAVVEFFRAIPLLILMIFCFQLFADYDLFPSTDLAVAAVITGLALSNGAVIAEIVRAGIKAIPRGQGEAAVALGLGSGQTLRMILLPQAITAMLPAIVAQLVVALKDTALGYQITYVEAVRQGIQAGSAYSNYIPALVVIALVMIVINLGLSRLATYIELRLRSGRKAPVESKVGEILVPQN, encoded by the coding sequence ATGAGCAACACTCAAGCGCCCATCAACAACCTGTATGACGTCCCCGGGCCCAAGGGGCAAATTCTGAACGTCGTCGTCAGCGCTCTGTGCGTCGTTGGGCTGGCAGCGGCCGGTTGGTTCGTGATGTCAGCCCTAGCAGGCAAGGGGCAACTGGCGCCGGAGAAGTGGCAGCCATTTCTCACGCCGGAAATGTGGCAGACCTACCTTCTGCCCGGGATCGTGGGAACACTTCAGGCTGCGGTCTTTGCCATCATCCTGGCCATAATTCTGGGAATCCTGCTGGGCATCGGGCGTCTCTCCGACAACCGGTTGGTGCGCTACGCGTGCGCCGCTGTGGTGGAGTTCTTCCGGGCAATTCCGCTGCTGATTCTGATGATTTTCTGCTTTCAGCTCTTCGCCGACTACGACCTGTTCCCGTCCACCGATCTTGCGGTTGCGGCGGTAATTACCGGCCTTGCCCTGAGCAACGGGGCGGTCATTGCAGAAATTGTGCGCGCAGGAATCAAAGCCATTCCACGAGGCCAAGGGGAAGCTGCTGTGGCTCTTGGCCTCGGCAGTGGACAAACACTCCGGATGATTCTCCTGCCCCAGGCGATCACGGCAATGCTCCCGGCAATCGTCGCTCAACTGGTAGTAGCGCTGAAGGACACTGCGCTTGGCTACCAAATCACCTACGTGGAAGCCGTGCGGCAAGGCATCCAGGCCGGCTCGGCCTATTCAAACTACATACCGGCGCTCGTAGTGATCGCGCTCGTGATGATTGTCATCAATCTGGGCCTGTCGCGGCTTGCAACCTATATTGAGCTTCGACTCCGAAGCGGCCGCAAGGCTCCTGTCGAATCAAAGGTTGGCGAGATCCTGGTTCCCCAGAACTAG